One Streptomyces sp. R28 DNA window includes the following coding sequences:
- a CDS encoding roadblock/LC7 domain-containing protein, producing MASEAPTAHVSDLDWLMSGLVQRVPHTTSAVLLSCDGLVKSVHGLDPDSADHMAALASGLYSLGRSAGVRFGDGGDVRQVVVELDSSLLFVTTAGSGTCLAVLAGREADAAVLGYEMAMLVKSVRPYLVTAPRQHSVEPPAMRP from the coding sequence ATGGCGAGCGAAGCGCCGACCGCCCATGTGTCCGATCTCGACTGGCTGATGAGCGGCCTCGTGCAGCGCGTACCCCACACCACCAGTGCGGTGCTCCTCTCCTGCGACGGGCTCGTGAAGTCGGTTCATGGCCTCGACCCGGACAGTGCCGACCACATGGCCGCCCTGGCCTCAGGCCTGTACTCCCTCGGCCGCAGCGCCGGGGTCCGTTTCGGCGACGGCGGGGACGTGCGCCAGGTCGTCGTCGAACTCGACTCGAGCCTGCTCTTCGTGACCACGGCCGGCTCCGGCACCTGTCTCGCCGTGCTGGCCGGCCGCGAGGCAGACGCGGCGGTGCTGGGCTACGAGATGGCGATGCTGGTCAAGAGCGTCCGCCCCTACCTGGTCACCGCACCGCGGCAGCACTCCGTCGAACCGCCGGCGATGAGGCCTTGA
- a CDS encoding DUF742 domain-containing protein: MTAAGDGPWLDDAAGRLVRPFTVSNGRTRPTVALDLMSQVMATGATPLGYLGPEHEQALDLCRAPVSVAEVAAHLKLPAVVTKVLLSDLVDGGALTTKPPEFHHNPTDRALLEAVLDGLRRQL; the protein is encoded by the coding sequence GTGACGGCGGCCGGCGACGGGCCCTGGCTCGACGACGCGGCCGGACGGCTGGTGCGCCCTTTCACGGTCAGCAACGGCCGTACCCGGCCCACCGTCGCGCTCGACCTCATGTCGCAGGTGATGGCCACCGGGGCGACCCCCCTCGGCTACCTCGGCCCTGAGCACGAGCAGGCGCTGGACCTGTGCCGCGCCCCCGTCTCGGTCGCCGAGGTCGCCGCCCACCTGAAGCTGCCGGCGGTGGTCACCAAGGTGCTGCTGTCGGACCTCGTCGACGGCGGGGCGCTCACCACCAAGCCCCCCGAGTTCCACCACAACCCGACAGACCGGGCTCTTCTGGAGGCAGTGCTCGATGGACTACGACGACAGCTCTGA
- a CDS encoding ATP/GTP-binding protein: MDYDDSSDPFPTALKILVAGGFGVGKTTFVGAVSEIAPLSTEELLTTVSAATDSLEGVENKVETTVAMDFGRITLDPEHVLYLFGTPGQERFWFMWDELSEGALGAVILADTRRLEDCFAAVDFFEQRGLGFIVAINEFDGAYRYDPEEVRAAIDLDPEIPIVRCDARISSSSVQTLLTLVRHLIAHTPAHAPSHGAHM, encoded by the coding sequence ATGGACTACGACGACAGCTCTGACCCGTTCCCCACCGCGCTGAAGATCTTGGTGGCGGGAGGGTTCGGGGTCGGCAAGACGACCTTCGTGGGCGCGGTGAGCGAGATCGCGCCGCTCAGCACGGAGGAACTGCTCACTACGGTCAGCGCCGCGACCGACAGTCTGGAGGGCGTCGAAAACAAGGTCGAGACGACGGTCGCCATGGACTTCGGCCGCATCACGCTCGATCCGGAACACGTGCTGTATCTCTTCGGTACGCCGGGACAGGAACGCTTCTGGTTCATGTGGGACGAACTCTCGGAGGGCGCGCTCGGCGCGGTCATCCTCGCCGACACCCGGCGCCTGGAGGACTGCTTCGCCGCCGTCGACTTCTTCGAGCAGCGCGGCCTCGGCTTCATTGTCGCGATCAACGAGTTCGACGGCGCCTACCGATACGACCCCGAGGAGGTCCGCGCCGCCATCGACCTCGATCCGGAGATCCCCATCGTCCGTTGCGACGCCCGGATCTCCAGCTCCAGTGTCCAGACCCTGCTGACCCTCGTTCGGCACCTCATCGCCCACACGCCGGCACACGCGCCTAGCCACGGCGCCCACATGTGA
- a CDS encoding GAF domain-containing protein: protein MSYGPPRPVARLLLTPEDKEAPARARQLLRLGLGEQADPALDVFADHLAALTGAPYAMVNFIGENRQFFAGLHVRHAVSLARAGDSKPQLGRLMERDHGFCPHVVVRRKALVLEDVCDYPRFAGNPIVDEFGIRSYLGAPLIDSTGMALGTVCVVDVEPRPWGKAGLDTIKATAAELVMRLERRAVDGLPL from the coding sequence ATGAGCTACGGCCCACCCCGCCCGGTGGCTCGCCTGCTGCTCACCCCCGAGGACAAGGAGGCCCCCGCCCGCGCACGGCAACTGCTGAGACTGGGCCTGGGAGAGCAGGCGGACCCGGCCCTCGACGTCTTCGCGGACCATCTCGCCGCACTCACGGGGGCGCCGTACGCCATGGTCAACTTCATCGGCGAGAACCGGCAGTTCTTCGCCGGCCTGCATGTGCGGCACGCCGTGAGCCTTGCGCGGGCCGGTGACAGCAAGCCGCAGTTGGGCCGCCTTATGGAGCGCGACCATGGGTTCTGCCCACATGTGGTCGTCCGACGCAAGGCGCTGGTCCTGGAGGACGTCTGCGACTATCCGCGGTTCGCGGGGAATCCGATCGTCGACGAGTTCGGTATCCGCTCCTACCTGGGTGCCCCCCTGATCGACTCCACCGGGATGGCGCTGGGCACGGTGTGCGTCGTCGACGTGGAGCCGCGTCCGTGGGGGAAGGCCGGGCTGGACACGATCAAGGCAACGGCGGCGGAGCTGGTGATGCGGCTGGAGCGGCGGGCGGTGGACGGGCTGCCGTTGTAG
- the tdh gene encoding L-threonine 3-dehydrogenase — protein sequence MKALVKEKAEPGLRLTDVPEPAVGPGDVLIKVLRTGICGTDLHIQAWDGWAQKAIRTPLVVGHEFVGEVVETGRDVADIVVGDRVSGEGHLVCGKCRNCLAGRRHLCRATIGLGVGRDGAFAEYVALPAANVWVHRVPVDLDVAAIFDPFGNAVHTALSFPLVGEDVLITGAGPIGLMAVAVARHAGARNVVITDVSEERLELARKIGVSLALNVSEASIADGQRELGLREGFDIGLEMSGRAEAMRDMIANMTHGGRIAMLGLPAQEFPVDWARIVTSMITIKGIYGREMFETWYAMSVLLEGGLDLAPVITGRYGYRDFEAAFADAASGRGGKVILDWTA from the coding sequence TTGAAGGCGCTGGTCAAGGAGAAAGCGGAGCCCGGGCTCCGGCTCACGGACGTCCCGGAACCGGCCGTCGGGCCCGGTGACGTACTGATCAAGGTGCTGCGCACCGGCATCTGCGGCACCGATCTGCACATCCAGGCGTGGGACGGCTGGGCCCAGAAGGCGATCCGCACCCCGCTCGTGGTCGGGCACGAGTTCGTCGGCGAGGTCGTGGAGACCGGCCGTGACGTCGCGGACATCGTCGTCGGTGACCGCGTCAGCGGCGAGGGGCATCTCGTCTGCGGCAAGTGCCGCAACTGCCTCGCCGGACGACGCCACCTGTGCCGGGCCACCATCGGCCTCGGCGTCGGCCGCGACGGTGCCTTCGCCGAGTACGTCGCCCTGCCGGCCGCCAATGTGTGGGTGCACCGCGTGCCCGTCGACCTGGACGTCGCCGCGATCTTCGACCCGTTCGGCAACGCCGTGCACACCGCGCTGTCGTTCCCGCTGGTCGGTGAGGACGTCCTGATCACCGGCGCCGGCCCGATCGGCCTGATGGCGGTGGCGGTGGCCCGGCACGCGGGTGCGCGCAACGTCGTGATCACCGACGTGAGCGAGGAACGGCTGGAGCTGGCCCGCAAGATCGGCGTGAGCCTCGCACTGAACGTGTCGGAGGCGAGCATCGCCGACGGGCAGCGCGAACTCGGCCTGCGCGAGGGCTTCGACATCGGCCTGGAGATGTCCGGCCGCGCCGAGGCCATGCGCGACATGATCGCCAACATGACGCACGGGGGCCGTATCGCCATGCTCGGCCTGCCCGCGCAGGAGTTCCCGGTCGACTGGGCCCGGATCGTCACCTCGATGATCACCATCAAGGGCATCTACGGCCGCGAGATGTTCGAGACCTGGTACGCGATGTCCGTCCTGCTGGAGGGCGGCCTCGACCTCGCCCCCGTGATCACCGGCCGGTACGGCTACCGCGACTTCGAGGCGGCGTTCGCCGACGCGGCGAGCGGCCGCGGCGGGAAGGTCATCCTCGACTGGACCGCGTGA
- a CDS encoding glycine C-acetyltransferase: protein MFDSVRDDLRATLDEIRAAGLHKPERVIGTPQSATVGVTAGGRPGEVLNFCANNYLGLADHPEVIAAAHEALDRWGYGMASVRFICGTQEVHKELEARLSAFLGQEDTILYSSCFDANGGVFETLLGPEDAVISDALNHASIIDGIRLSKARRFRYANRDLADLESQLKEAQSARRRLIVTDGVFSMDGYVAPLREICDLADRYDAMVMVDDSHAVGFVGPGGRGTPELHGVMDRVDIITGTLGKALGGASGGYVAARAEIVALLRQRSRPYLFSNTLAPVIAAASLKVLDLLESADDLRVRLNENTALFRRRMTEEGFEILPGEHAIAPVMIGDAAKAGRLAELLLERGVYVIGFSYPVVPQGQARIRVQLSAAHSTDDVNRAVDAFVAARAELEA from the coding sequence ATGTTCGACTCCGTGCGCGACGACCTGCGCGCCACCCTCGACGAGATCCGCGCCGCCGGCCTGCACAAGCCCGAGCGCGTGATCGGCACCCCGCAGTCCGCGACCGTCGGCGTCACCGCGGGCGGCCGCCCGGGCGAGGTCCTCAACTTCTGTGCCAACAACTACCTCGGCCTCGCCGACCACCCCGAGGTGATCGCCGCCGCCCACGAGGCGCTGGACCGCTGGGGCTACGGCATGGCCTCGGTCCGCTTCATCTGCGGCACGCAGGAGGTGCACAAGGAGCTGGAGGCGCGGCTGTCCGCGTTCCTCGGCCAGGAGGACACGATCCTGTACTCCTCCTGCTTCGATGCCAACGGCGGCGTCTTCGAGACGCTGCTCGGCCCGGAGGACGCGGTGATCTCCGATGCGCTGAACCACGCGTCGATCATCGACGGCATCCGCCTGTCCAAGGCCCGCCGCTTCCGCTACGCCAACCGCGATCTGGCAGACTTGGAAAGCCAGTTGAAGGAGGCGCAGTCCGCGAGGCGACGCCTCATCGTCACCGACGGCGTCTTCTCGATGGACGGCTATGTGGCCCCGTTGCGTGAGATCTGCGACCTCGCCGACCGCTACGACGCCATGGTCATGGTCGACGACTCGCACGCCGTCGGCTTCGTCGGCCCCGGCGGCCGTGGCACGCCCGAGCTGCACGGCGTCATGGACCGCGTCGACATCATCACCGGCACCCTCGGCAAGGCACTCGGCGGCGCGTCCGGCGGCTACGTGGCGGCCCGCGCCGAGATCGTCGCCTTGCTGCGCCAGCGCTCGCGGCCGTACCTCTTCTCCAACACGCTGGCCCCGGTGATCGCGGCGGCCTCGCTCAAGGTTCTCGACCTGCTGGAGTCCGCGGACGACCTGCGCGTGCGGCTGAACGAGAACACCGCGCTGTTCCGCCGCCGGATGACCGAGGAGGGCTTCGAGATCCTCCCCGGCGAGCATGCCATCGCGCCCGTGATGATCGGCGACGCGGCCAAGGCGGGGCGGCTGGCGGAACTGCTGCTGGAGCGGGGTGTGTACGTGATCGGCTTCTCGTACCCGGTCGTGCCGCAGGGCCAGGCCCGCATTCGCGTCCAGCTGTCCGCCGCGCACTCGACGGACGACGTCAACCGCGCCGTCGACGCCTTCGTCGCGGCCCGGGCGGAACTGGAAGCCTGA
- a CDS encoding LysR family transcriptional regulator translates to MIEARRLHILRAVADHRTVTAAAAALYLTPSAVSQQLTALEQETGHRLVERGAKGVRLTPAGEILLSHTNAVLAQLERAEAELAAYSSGAAGTVTVASFATGIAQVVAPAVARLAVTSPGIRIRVQDAEGDASLPMVLDRQVDIAVAVEYRGAPPADDPRLAHVPLYAEPFDAVVPVSHRLADAAEVPLAELAKDPWIGPYPGNPCHDVVVLACENAGFLPRLEHSSDDFRAVVALASADAGVALVPRSALRGMDLTGVVVRPVDGVAPTRRVFAAVRRGAEEHPLIRPVLEALGEAAGE, encoded by the coding sequence ATGATCGAAGCGCGGCGGCTCCACATTCTCCGTGCGGTGGCCGACCACCGTACGGTGACGGCGGCTGCCGCCGCGCTGTATCTGACCCCGTCGGCGGTCTCCCAGCAGCTCACGGCCCTGGAACAGGAGACGGGCCACCGCCTGGTGGAGCGCGGCGCCAAGGGCGTACGGCTCACCCCCGCCGGCGAGATCCTGCTCAGCCACACCAACGCCGTCCTCGCCCAGCTGGAGCGGGCGGAGGCCGAGCTCGCGGCGTACAGCTCGGGCGCGGCCGGCACGGTCACCGTCGCCTCCTTCGCGACCGGCATCGCCCAGGTCGTCGCCCCGGCCGTGGCCCGCCTCGCCGTGACGTCCCCCGGCATCCGCATCCGCGTCCAGGACGCCGAGGGCGACGCCAGCCTGCCGATGGTGCTGGACCGACAGGTCGACATCGCGGTGGCCGTCGAGTACCGGGGGGCGCCGCCCGCCGACGACCCGCGCCTGGCCCACGTACCGCTGTACGCCGAGCCCTTCGATGCGGTCGTCCCGGTGAGCCACCGGTTGGCCGACGCGGCCGAGGTCCCGCTCGCCGAGCTGGCCAAGGACCCCTGGATCGGCCCGTACCCCGGCAACCCCTGCCATGACGTGGTGGTCCTGGCCTGCGAGAACGCCGGATTCCTGCCCCGCCTCGAACACTCCTCGGACGACTTCCGCGCCGTCGTCGCCCTCGCCTCGGCCGACGCGGGAGTGGCGCTCGTACCGCGCTCGGCGCTGCGCGGAATGGACCTCACGGGCGTCGTCGTCCGGCCCGTGGACGGGGTGGCACCCACGCGCCGGGTCTTCGCGGCCGTACGGCGAGGCGCCGAGGAGCACCCGCTGATCCGGCCGGTGCTGGAGGCGCTCGGGGAGGCGGCGGGGGAGTGA
- a CDS encoding YfbM family protein, protein MGVSISFISATTEELDRAAQDPDWADEFVYQLYGSDNFPAVDRPYGGPDRAWGGLQFLFDEAEVELEFLMDGFVILEDGTLFGWDAEQIQSLARQLRETPWERLAAHYDPERMAKQDVYPNMWTFDPEGRLGWLEDAYEELVGFFAAAAERGLGAFMNFSF, encoded by the coding sequence ATGGGCGTGAGCATCTCGTTCATCAGCGCGACGACGGAGGAGCTGGACAGGGCGGCGCAGGACCCGGATTGGGCCGATGAATTCGTCTACCAGCTGTACGGCAGCGACAACTTCCCGGCGGTGGACCGCCCCTACGGCGGGCCGGACAGGGCCTGGGGCGGCCTGCAGTTCCTCTTCGACGAGGCGGAGGTGGAGCTCGAGTTCCTCATGGACGGGTTCGTGATCCTGGAGGACGGCACCCTGTTCGGGTGGGACGCGGAACAGATACAGAGCCTGGCACGGCAGCTGCGGGAGACCCCGTGGGAGCGGTTGGCGGCCCACTACGACCCGGAGCGGATGGCGAAACAGGACGTGTACCCCAACATGTGGACGTTCGACCCCGAGGGCCGGCTGGGCTGGCTCGAGGACGCCTATGAGGAGTTGGTCGGGTTCTTCGCCGCGGCGGCCGAGCGCGGCCTCGGGGCGTTCATGAACTTCAGCTTCTAA
- a CDS encoding MmcQ/YjbR family DNA-binding protein, whose protein sequence is MPDAEDVRRIALSLPDTTEKIAWSMPTFRVAGKMFATLPEEETSLAVRCPKEERDELVLAEPEKFWIADHEAQFAWVRARLAAIEDEGELRDILADSWRQAAPSRLLEAYPELGLPTGD, encoded by the coding sequence ATGCCGGATGCCGAAGACGTACGCCGTATCGCCCTTTCTCTGCCGGACACGACGGAGAAGATCGCCTGGAGCATGCCCACGTTCCGGGTCGCGGGCAAGATGTTCGCCACGCTGCCCGAGGAGGAGACCTCCCTCGCGGTGCGCTGTCCCAAGGAGGAGCGCGACGAACTCGTCCTGGCCGAGCCGGAGAAGTTCTGGATCGCCGACCACGAGGCGCAGTTCGCCTGGGTGCGGGCCCGGCTCGCCGCCATCGAGGACGAGGGCGAACTGCGTGACATCCTCGCCGACTCCTGGCGCCAGGCCGCACCGTCGCGCCTGCTGGAGGCCTACCCCGAGTTGGGCCTGCCGACGGGAGACTGA
- a CDS encoding ricin-type beta-trefoil lectin domain protein, which translates to MNLSSPIRRRLPRRTSLLAALALTAAALVNWSAPAAQAATTSITVDGSATGRTFDGVGAISGGGGNSRLLIDYPEPQRSQILDYLFKPGYGASLQSFKIEIGGDTNTTDGAEASHEHTQGVVDCNQGYEWWLAKQAKARNPDIKLYGLAWGAPGWVGGGSNTFFTPNAISYLTNWIGCAAQHKLNIDYLGGWNERSYNATWYENLKSALVSKGYGATKLVAADDTWAVAGAMAGDPTFKDAVDIVGVHYPCGYINGAAIGNTSDFKNCPSNSTAQNLGTPLWASENGSEDAEAGATSVARAVNRDYIDGRMTAYYNWPLVAALYPNTYFAFNGLAVANQPWSGHYSIAKTAWVLAHTSQFAQIGWQYQDSASGYLGGAKSNGSYVTLKSPNHSDYSTVIETVNATAAQTLTVKVTGGLSSGQVHVWGTNLMSPNDSDHFVHTTDVTPSGGSYTLTLQPGYVYTVTTTTGQGKGTATSPSAAPLSLPYSNNFETPATTTSPRYFTDMNGAFQTAACGGGRTGTCLRQLAQTAPVRWTSENYYAPYTFMGDDSWGNYTVTADTMFEQSGAVELLGRIGMQGRNNNGLQAYHLRVSNTGTWSIVKSDVVNSAWAYTTLASGSTTALGTNRWHTVSLTMQGSTISAKLDGTTLGSVTDNSYTHGRAGLGTADSTSSVTGGGYQTQQFDNFAVTPGSNPIPTRSGAVPSGISGKCLDLNEGNTTNGTAVQLYDCNQKPGSQTWTYNADGTLTIGGKCLDVVKQGVTNGTLVDIWTCNGGDNQKWTQQADGTLRSMQSGRCLDVPNGSTANLTRLHIWGCNNGTNQRWILP; encoded by the coding sequence ATGAACCTCAGCTCCCCGATCCGCCGGAGACTCCCAAGACGGACCTCCCTCCTGGCCGCCCTCGCCCTCACCGCCGCCGCGCTGGTGAACTGGTCGGCGCCGGCGGCACAGGCGGCCACGACCTCGATCACCGTCGACGGCTCCGCCACGGGCCGGACCTTCGACGGTGTGGGCGCGATCTCCGGCGGCGGCGGCAACAGCCGACTGCTGATCGACTATCCGGAGCCGCAGCGCAGCCAGATCCTCGACTACCTGTTCAAGCCCGGCTACGGCGCCTCGCTCCAGTCCTTCAAGATCGAAATAGGGGGCGACACCAACACCACTGACGGCGCCGAGGCCAGCCACGAGCACACCCAGGGCGTGGTCGACTGCAACCAGGGCTACGAGTGGTGGCTCGCGAAGCAGGCCAAGGCCCGCAACCCCGACATCAAACTCTATGGGCTCGCCTGGGGCGCACCCGGCTGGGTCGGCGGCGGCAGCAACACCTTCTTCACCCCCAACGCGATCAGCTACCTGACGAACTGGATAGGCTGCGCCGCCCAGCACAAGCTGAACATCGATTACCTGGGCGGCTGGAACGAGCGTAGTTACAACGCGACTTGGTATGAGAACCTCAAGTCCGCCCTGGTCTCCAAGGGCTACGGTGCCACCAAGCTGGTCGCGGCCGACGACACCTGGGCGGTGGCCGGCGCGATGGCCGGCGACCCGACGTTCAAGGACGCAGTGGACATCGTGGGCGTCCACTACCCCTGCGGCTACATCAACGGCGCGGCCATCGGCAACACGTCCGACTTCAAGAACTGCCCGAGCAACAGCACCGCGCAGAACCTCGGCACACCGCTGTGGGCGAGCGAGAACGGGTCGGAGGACGCCGAGGCCGGCGCGACGTCGGTCGCAAGGGCCGTCAACCGGGACTACATCGACGGCCGTATGACGGCCTACTACAACTGGCCGCTCGTCGCCGCGCTCTATCCCAACACCTACTTCGCCTTCAACGGGCTGGCCGTGGCCAACCAGCCCTGGTCGGGCCACTACAGCATCGCCAAGACGGCCTGGGTCCTCGCACACACGTCCCAGTTCGCGCAGATCGGCTGGCAGTACCAGGACTCGGCCAGCGGTTACCTGGGCGGCGCCAAGTCCAACGGCAGCTACGTGACACTGAAGTCGCCGAACCACAGTGACTACAGCACCGTCATCGAGACGGTGAACGCCACGGCCGCGCAGACCCTGACCGTGAAGGTCACGGGCGGCCTATCCAGCGGCCAGGTGCACGTCTGGGGCACCAACCTCATGTCGCCCAATGACAGCGACCACTTCGTGCACACCACCGACGTCACCCCCTCCGGTGGCAGTTACACACTGACACTGCAGCCCGGCTACGTGTACACGGTCACCACGACGACCGGGCAGGGCAAGGGAACCGCCACCTCGCCCTCGGCGGCCCCGCTGAGCCTGCCGTACTCCAACAACTTCGAGACGCCGGCGACCACCACGTCCCCGCGGTACTTCACCGACATGAACGGCGCCTTCCAGACTGCGGCCTGCGGCGGAGGGCGCACCGGCACCTGCCTCCGCCAGCTGGCGCAGACGGCTCCCGTCCGCTGGACCAGCGAGAACTACTACGCGCCGTACACCTTCATGGGCGACGACTCCTGGGGCAACTACACCGTCACGGCGGACACGATGTTCGAGCAGTCCGGAGCTGTGGAGTTGCTGGGCCGCATCGGCATGCAAGGCCGGAACAACAACGGCCTGCAGGCGTACCACCTTCGGGTGAGCAACACCGGCACGTGGTCGATCGTCAAGTCTGATGTCGTCAACAGCGCATGGGCGTACACCACGCTCGCCAGCGGCTCCACAACGGCACTGGGCACCAACCGGTGGCACACCGTCTCACTGACAATGCAAGGGTCGACCATCAGCGCCAAGCTCGACGGCACAACTCTGGGCAGCGTCACGGACAACAGCTACACCCACGGCCGCGCCGGACTGGGTACCGCGGACTCCACCAGTAGCGTGACCGGGGGCGGATACCAGACACAGCAGTTCGACAACTTCGCCGTCACCCCGGGGAGCAACCCGATCCCCACCCGTTCCGGCGCCGTCCCCTCCGGCATCTCCGGCAAGTGTCTCGACCTCAACGAAGGCAACACCACCAACGGCACCGCGGTACAGCTCTACGACTGCAACCAGAAGCCAGGGTCACAGACCTGGACCTACAACGCCGACGGCACCCTGACCATCGGCGGAAAATGCCTGGATGTCGTCAAGCAGGGCGTGACGAACGGCACCCTCGTCGACATCTGGACCTGCAACGGCGGAGACAACCAGAAGTGGACTCAGCAGGCTGACGGCACTCTGCGCAGTATGCAGTCCGGACGCTGCCTGGACGTCCCCAACGGCAGCACCGCCAACCTCACCCGGCTGCACATCTGGGGCTGCAACAACGGCACCAACCAGCGGTGGATCCTGCCGTAG